From Shewanella acanthi:
TTAACAAAATGCGGCCATCTTCCCTGTTAGGAAACCGTAACTTGTAGCCAGTTCACGTTTTGATTACTCCATTCGGGGTAGTCTGAATGCGCTAGATGGTCGTGAATTACCAAAAAAATTCGGGATTTACGATTAGCACTCACAGATAGGAATCCTTATGTCATCCATTATCCAAACGCTAGACAACGCAATCGTGACACCTTACCAGGCGAATATTACTGTCCCTAATTGGATGCTAAGTTCGATGGAACGGGTCATGCAGTACTATGTCGATAAGAACCTGCGTCTGGATACTCTGTCTGCCGATATCATGCCTGCGCCTGTCGAAGGCAAAAAGTACATGCTGTATGCCCATATTCCCTTCTGTCATACCCTGTGCTCTTACTGCACCTTCCACCGTTTTATGTTTAAGGAAGACAAGGCACGCGCCTACTTTGTCTCCCTACGTAAGGAGATGGAAATGGTCAAAGCCTTAGGCTATGACTTTGAATCTATGTACATCGGTGGTGGTACTACTACGGTATTAGAGGATGAACTCGCCCGTACCATTGAGCATGCGAAGACCCTTTTTCCTAGCATTAAAGAAGTCTCCTGCGAGTCAGATCCGCAACATTTAGACAGCCCAGGCTTTAAGCAACTTAAGGGCTTAGTCGACCGTATGTCGATTGGTGTGCAGAGCTTTAACGACGATATTTTAAAAATGACCGACCGCCTCGAAAAGTTCGGTACAGGTCAGCAAACCTTCGACAAAATCATGGCTGCCAAGGAGCTGTTCCCGATTATCAACGTCGACCTGATTTTTGGTTTCCGTGGCCAGACCGATGAAGTAATCCAACACGATCTAGACATGGCATCGCGCTTAGATCCAAGACAAATCACCACTTATCCGTTGATGATCACCCATCAAACCCGTAAAAGCGTTAAGGGTAAGTTAGCCGCGCCACACGCCGATATGGCCAATCAATATCGCCAAATCTTGAATCGCTTAAATGGTCAATATAATCAATTATCAGCCTGGGCATTTGGTAAAGCGAATGATGAAGGCTTCGATGAATACGTTATCGATTACGATGAGTATTTAGGGGTAGGTTCTGGCTCGTTTAGCTTCTTAAATGACACTTTGCATGTAAACACTTTCTCGCTGCGTAAATACCAAGAGCGTATCGCCGCGGGCAAAATGGGGGTCGAGCAGCAAAAACATTACAGCAAAAAAGATGTGATGCAGTATCGCTTCCTACTCGGAATGTTCTCGGGTCGCTTATCACGTAAATATTTCCGCGACACCTTTGGGGTAAACTTAGACACGACTCTGTTTAAGGAAATGACCTCAATGAAGTTAATCGGAGCCATCAAAAATGACCCGAACAATCCGGATGATCTCATCGTTACCGATAACGGCAAGATGATGGGGCTGTTGATGATGAAAGAGTTTTATGCTGGAATGGACAATGTCCGCGCCCAATTACGTAAACCACTCAAACCCTGCGATATGTGATCTCGATTCGCACAAAGGCCCTTCAGGGCCTTTTTTGTATTTGCTTAATTACCTCCGCTTAAGTCACGAGGTCAAACTAACCTAAACACGCCACCAGCATGGCCGAGGACGTTTCATTTCACTCAAAAGCTAGGCTATGATGCTGGCATACTCAAATGAATAAAGCTGTAAGCTAATGAAAAATGTGGCCTTAGTGTTAGAGGGTGGTGGCTTAAGGGCAATTTATACCGCGGGGATTTTAGATGCCTTTTTACAGCGGTCATTGTACTTCCCGTATGTAATTGGCGTCTCTGCTGGCGCAATTTATCCCGCTTCCTATATTTCACGACAATGCGGTCGAAATCTTAACATTCAGCAGCATTACCTCAACGATAAGCGTTATATGGGGATGCGTCACTGGCTTAAGACTGGCAACTACGTTAATACCGACTTTACTTTTCGCCGCATGGCGCACGAGCTGATACCCTATGATTTTGAAACCTTTTTAAACAGCGGCAGCGAGTTTAAGGTGGGCGCCTTCAATTGCCACACAGGCAAAACCGATTATTTCGGCATGGCCGATTTTCAAGATCACGACAAACTGCTCGATGTACTGATAGCTTCCTCCAGCCTACCCTTTATGGCAAAACCATACCCAATCAATCATCAGCCCTATCTCGATGGCGGCATTGCCGATCCCATTCCCGTAAAGCAAGCATTGCAGGATGGATATACTCGCCAAGTGGTTATTTTGACTCAGGATAGGCACTACCAAAAATCGCCAATGAAGATGCAGTGGCTCGCCCGTAGAACCTATCGCAATTATCCCGCCGTGGCAAAGGCCTTAAGCGAGCGTCATCAAATATATAACCAATCCCTATTCGAGCTTAATCAAAGCGTCGAAAGTGGTAATAGCTTTGTTATCCGCCCTGCTGAGCCGCTCCATTTATCGAGGCTCGACCGCAACATCGACAAAGTCACTGCGGTCTATCAGCAGGGGCTAAGCGACGGCAATAACATTATGCCAGCGCTGCTGGCTTGGCTTGCAGCGGGTGAGTAATGCACCTTTAATCCTCCTGCACTCAACGCTGCACTCAAACGCAGTTTGCCGTATAATCAGGCGTCATTTTTTACAGGCGGGCAAGTATGTTCCATATCGCACTCTATGAGCCAGAAATCGCACCCAACACGGGTAATATCATTCGCCTCTGCGCTAACAGCGGCTGTCAGCTTCACCTAATTGAACCACTTGGATTTGATTTTGAAGAGAAAAAGCTGCGTAGAGCCGGCTTGGACTATGCCGACTTAACCAATGTAACGCGCCATAAAAACTTCGAGGCTTTCCTCGAAGCCATGGCGGGCAAACGCATCATGGCCTGTACCACTAAGGGAAGTCGTCCGCACACTGAGCTCAGTTTTGCCAAGGACGATGTATTGTTATTTGGCCCAGAAACCCGCGGCCTACCAATGGATATTATCGAGTCGATTCCGACCGAGCAGCGTTTACGCATTCCTATGGCTGCCACTAGCCGCAGCCTGAACCTGTCAAATGCGGTGGCCATTATTAGCTACGAAGCTTGGCGTCAGTTAGGTTTTGAAGGCGCACGATAAAACGAATGTGCCTAATGAGATGGCGTTACTGGCGTCATCTCAATCCCGCGGAATAATTGGTATCTATCAATATCATCATCCAGATATTGCATGTTCTGTGTCCATAACCAAGCATTGGGCGCTTTGGCCTCAAACAGTAATTGGATTAAGGCTTGGCGGGCATTAATTTCGCCCTCTCCCAACAGGGAATAATCGCCGTTCTTGCGGTATAAACTAAACATTTGCTGTTTATCCGCCGACACACCATCGAAGTAGGTCAAGTGAACTTGCTCGCCCTGCGCCCTAAACCACCAAGTTTCACTGTAGGGTGCCTTAGTGCCTACACTCACCGACAGTATTAATTGGCGCTGATCCACTGAGCACCCCCCCGTCACTGTCACCCACTTTGGACTCTCGCCCACTTTAGCGGCATTGCCTTGCCATTGGCCGACAAAATCGCTGCAGAACGTCTTGAAACTGACTTTAGCCGCGGCAGCGGGAAACATTGCCGATGCCAAGACAATCACACACAACCATTTTGGCGCTAACAAAGGGGTCCTTCTTTTTACTTTCAATGACATACCAAGCCCCCTTTTACAAAATAAGATTACCTTAGCCTTAAATGATTCGAGGTACAAATGGGATTTAATGCTCTTCGATCAGCCCCTTGTAATAACGCTGAACAATCAAAAAGAGAAAAAAGCCCGCGGAATACGGGCTTTCTGGTAACGGCCGACGAATTTTAATCAGAGGCTACTTTCAATAATGCTGCGTAGGCTTAATTAAATTGCTTGCAGTGCCGTGAGAGCCACCTTGGTCATAGCTTCGACACCCACTTTTAGCGCACTTTCATCCACATAGAATGCAGGCGAATGGTTGCTCGCAGCGGTGGTTGCATCGGTTCCCTTCGGTGTCACCCCAAGGAAGAAAAACATTCCTGGTGATTGCAGTGCATAGTAGGAAAAATCCTCAGCACCCGTAATAAGCCCTGGTTCAATCAACATCTTATCGCCAACCACGCTGGCTAGTACTGGGCGCATACTCGCCACCAATTCAGGATTATTCACCATTACTGGATAGCCCTGCTGGATTTCAGTTGTCGCCGTTGCACCCAACGTTTTAGCTGACAGTTCAGCCATCTCTGCAAGACGGACTTTGATATTGGCACGCATATCCTGATCGAAGGTACGAATAGTACCAATCAACTCCACCTCATCGGGAATGATGTTAGTGCGAATACCGCCATTTACCGCCCCAAAGCTGACCACCGCAGGCGCCTTAGTCACATCGACTTGGCGACTCACAATCGTTTGTACGTTGGTGATGATTTGCGCAGCTGCGACAATCGGATCAATCCCCACCCAAGGGCGTGAGCCATGGGTCTGACGCCCCTTTACTTTAATCGTAAAGGAGTCTTCACTTGCCATCGCAGGGCCACTACGTACACCAATCATGCCACTTGGCATACTTGAGGTGACATGCATACCAAACACTTGGTCGGGTTTTCGCTTGGAAAACAGGCCTTCTTTTAACATTAATTCCGCGCCGCCCTCTTCGCCATCTGGCGCGCCTTCTTCTGCAGGTTGGAAAATAAACATCACATCACCAGCAAGGCTTTCTTTCACCTTTGTCAGGTTCTCGGCAACCCCCATTAACATCGCCACATGAGTATCATGACCACAAGCATGCATGACACCCACGGTTTGGCCACGGTAGGTATCGGTTGCCTTGGAGGCAAAAGGCACATCCACTACCTCTGTTACTGGCAGCGCATCCATATCGGCACGAATGGCAATCAATGGTCCTGGTTTTCCGCCCTTTAGAATGGCAACAACTCCGGTGTGAGCAACACCTGACTGCACCTCTAATCCTAAAGATTTGAGATGCTTTTCAATCACTTTACTTGTACGAAATTCACGATTAGATAGCTCCGGGTGTTGATGCAGGTCACGGCGCCACTCGATCACCTTCTGCTCCACCTGCGCCGCCAATTTTGCCGCATCTGGCGTGGCATCTTGAACCGCTTGAGCGGAATTCGTCACCAAACCTAACGTCAGTGCCGATGCTATCAAGGATTGAGCAAAATGCTTTTTGGGTGATTTCAGAGTGTGGCTTGGAGCTTGTGTAGGTTCAGAGTGGATTGTCATGGTGCAGCCTATTGTTGTTATTTATCAGACTCCTAACCTACACGCTTCACAGAAAAATGTTAATAAATTTAGTAAATCGATTGCGGGGGCTAATAGTGTTATTGATATTCAACACAGACATTGCGGCCATTTTCTTTGGCGCGGTATAGCGCCTTATCTGCAGACTCTATTATCGTTCGAGAGGTCATTGCAGAGCTCGGGATCGTCGAGTAATAACCGACACTTAAAGTGACTGGACCGTTATTTAATGCGGGGTGGGGAACCGAACGAATATAAACCTCTTTACGTATCGATTCTGCAAGCCTGGAGATATCCGTGTTGCCGTAGGCAATGACTGCAAACTCTTCACCACCATAGCGGCAGGCAATATCGGTTGAACGAGAACATACATCAGCAATTGAACGGGCAATTTGGATCAAACACTCATCACCAGCAAAATGTCCGAGGGTATCGTTATAGAGTTTAAAATGGTCGATATCGCACATGATAAGCGAAATTTTTCGCTGGTCACGAATCGCGATATTGGTTAAAAACTCGAGTTGAGAGTCAAATTCACGCCGATTGAATAATCCAGTCAGACTATCGGTTCTCGCTTTTTCGTACAGATCACTGGATACCGCTTCGGGCTCGATTATCCCAAACAGCACTTCAGCCTTCCCGGATTCATCTTTTATTAACGGTTTAGCGCGGCTAACAAAATAAAAAGTACGGTCTTTCTTCGCATCATAATAGGGAAAGATATTCTTATACTCATCGATCACCCCATTTCGAAGTTGATAGTATTCGGTGAAAATTTGGCGAGCTTTTTCTGAGTTTCGAATGGCGATATTTTTGTTGTAATCACCCGCTATCGGGCAGGTTTTATCGACCGAGTGCTGAATAAGACGTTCGTTTAAACCAAAGGTCTCACACATGATTTTATTGCAATAAAAAATGTTGGGGTCATCCTTTAGATCGATTATCCACCATGACAAGTTGCTGAAATTTAAAAGCCTATTGTAAGACTCATAAATATCTTCAACTCTCTTGTTTGGAAACATAACTCAGGCCCTTTATGGCTTGGGGATCAGAGCATAACCTGATGATGACCACCAAGACTCCTAATGACATTTATCTGAAAACTCAGCATCGAACGTTATGAGTTTTAACCTCTATTTAGTAGAGATATAGATGAAATACTTCACCTTAGCCACCGAAAGCCAAAGCTTAATATCAATCCCAGTAGGGTCTAGTTTTTAAAGGAAAAAATAGCCTGTCTGACTACTCTTGTTGGTGGAATACCTTGACCGCTTAAGTGGCATTTGACCTTAAATCTTACTTATGTAAAAACACTACGTCGTTATCGACAATTTCGAGTCGCCAACCATAATGCTCAGCTAACCAACGGAAGGTCGCCTCGGAGTAAAAGTTAATATGGGTGGGATCGTTTTTGTAATGCCAATTGGTGAATGCCGCAAGGTCACGAACGCGCTTAGTCATCACCGCCAAAATGCCGTTGGGCTTAAGTAACCGATTCAATTGACTCAATAAGGCGCTGGCATCGCTAACATGCTCGATGACCTCAGTTAAAGTAATAAAATCATATTGGCGATTTAAAACTTCGGGACAATTCGCGTAATAGAGATCGTAGTTTTCCATCTGATAGCCACGCGATCTTGCCATCAGACTTAACACTTTGCCTTCTCCGCAACCAAAATCTAACCCTTGCTGATCGACGGTGACGCGCTCAAGCAGCGGCTCCAGGGTGCGGTTCAAAAAACGCTGATAACCAAGATCCTCAGGATGATTCTCATGCTTATCGTACTCGGCCTTTTCATCGGCGGCGCTTAAGTAATATTCCGCGGGCACACTCACTAACATGCAGGTAGGACACTGGTAGTAAGAGCGCTTCTTGTCTTGATGATAGTGGACTAAATCGACGCTATGACAGAGGGGACAGGTATTCAACAGCATTTCCTAGATTTCAAAGATTTCGGTATTGCCTAGAGTGGCGTTGGGATTTTAC
This genomic window contains:
- a CDS encoding coproporphyrinogen III oxidase family protein, which translates into the protein MSSIIQTLDNAIVTPYQANITVPNWMLSSMERVMQYYVDKNLRLDTLSADIMPAPVEGKKYMLYAHIPFCHTLCSYCTFHRFMFKEDKARAYFVSLRKEMEMVKALGYDFESMYIGGGTTTVLEDELARTIEHAKTLFPSIKEVSCESDPQHLDSPGFKQLKGLVDRMSIGVQSFNDDILKMTDRLEKFGTGQQTFDKIMAAKELFPIINVDLIFGFRGQTDEVIQHDLDMASRLDPRQITTYPLMITHQTRKSVKGKLAAPHADMANQYRQILNRLNGQYNQLSAWAFGKANDEGFDEYVIDYDEYLGVGSGSFSFLNDTLHVNTFSLRKYQERIAAGKMGVEQQKHYSKKDVMQYRFLLGMFSGRLSRKYFRDTFGVNLDTTLFKEMTSMKLIGAIKNDPNNPDDLIVTDNGKMMGLLMMKEFYAGMDNVRAQLRKPLKPCDM
- a CDS encoding class I SAM-dependent methyltransferase, which codes for MNTCPLCHSVDLVHYHQDKKRSYYQCPTCMLVSVPAEYYLSAADEKAEYDKHENHPEDLGYQRFLNRTLEPLLERVTVDQQGLDFGCGEGKVLSLMARSRGYQMENYDLYYANCPEVLNRQYDFITLTEVIEHVSDASALLSQLNRLLKPNGILAVMTKRVRDLAAFTNWHYKNDPTHINFYSEATFRWLAEHYGWRLEIVDNDVVFLHK
- the trmL gene encoding tRNA (uridine(34)/cytosine(34)/5-carboxymethylaminomethyluridine(34)-2'-O)-methyltransferase TrmL, with the protein product MFHIALYEPEIAPNTGNIIRLCANSGCQLHLIEPLGFDFEEKKLRRAGLDYADLTNVTRHKNFEAFLEAMAGKRIMACTTKGSRPHTELSFAKDDVLLFGPETRGLPMDIIESIPTEQRLRIPMAATSRSLNLSNAVAIISYEAWRQLGFEGAR
- a CDS encoding GGDEF domain-containing protein codes for the protein MCETFGLNERLIQHSVDKTCPIAGDYNKNIAIRNSEKARQIFTEYYQLRNGVIDEYKNIFPYYDAKKDRTFYFVSRAKPLIKDESGKAEVLFGIIEPEAVSSDLYEKARTDSLTGLFNRREFDSQLEFLTNIAIRDQRKISLIMCDIDHFKLYNDTLGHFAGDECLIQIARSIADVCSRSTDIACRYGGEEFAVIAYGNTDISRLAESIRKEVYIRSVPHPALNNGPVTLSVGYYSTIPSSAMTSRTIIESADKALYRAKENGRNVCVEYQ
- a CDS encoding amidohydrolase, encoding MTIHSEPTQAPSHTLKSPKKHFAQSLIASALTLGLVTNSAQAVQDATPDAAKLAAQVEQKVIEWRRDLHQHPELSNREFRTSKVIEKHLKSLGLEVQSGVAHTGVVAILKGGKPGPLIAIRADMDALPVTEVVDVPFASKATDTYRGQTVGVMHACGHDTHVAMLMGVAENLTKVKESLAGDVMFIFQPAEEGAPDGEEGGAELMLKEGLFSKRKPDQVFGMHVTSSMPSGMIGVRSGPAMASEDSFTIKVKGRQTHGSRPWVGIDPIVAAAQIITNVQTIVSRQVDVTKAPAVVSFGAVNGGIRTNIIPDEVELIGTIRTFDQDMRANIKVRLAEMAELSAKTLGATATTEIQQGYPVMVNNPELVASMRPVLASVVGDKMLIEPGLITGAEDFSYYALQSPGMFFFLGVTPKGTDATTAASNHSPAFYVDESALKVGVEAMTKVALTALQAI
- a CDS encoding patatin-like phospholipase family protein, translating into MKNVALVLEGGGLRAIYTAGILDAFLQRSLYFPYVIGVSAGAIYPASYISRQCGRNLNIQQHYLNDKRYMGMRHWLKTGNYVNTDFTFRRMAHELIPYDFETFLNSGSEFKVGAFNCHTGKTDYFGMADFQDHDKLLDVLIASSSLPFMAKPYPINHQPYLDGGIADPIPVKQALQDGYTRQVVILTQDRHYQKSPMKMQWLARRTYRNYPAVAKALSERHQIYNQSLFELNQSVESGNSFVIRPAEPLHLSRLDRNIDKVTAVYQQGLSDGNNIMPALLAWLAAGE